One Streptomyces sp. P9-A2 DNA window includes the following coding sequences:
- a CDS encoding DedA family protein, translating into MESFGSLIGSPWVYAVVALSVLLDVFLPVLPSGVLVIAAATAAAAGTATDVPDILVLTLCAATASVLGDLVAYRLAWRGGDRLDRAIARSRRLAGAQERLGGALARGGGGLVVLARFAPAGRSLVSLGAGAARRRARDFLPWSALAGLSWAAYSVALGYLGAHWLGATWIATAVSVGALFGAGAGAAYLMRRQPVPVEAS; encoded by the coding sequence GTGGAGAGTTTCGGGTCGCTGATCGGCAGCCCATGGGTCTACGCGGTGGTGGCCCTCTCGGTCCTCCTTGACGTGTTCCTGCCGGTGCTGCCGAGCGGGGTCCTCGTGATCGCCGCGGCCACGGCCGCCGCCGCGGGCACCGCGACCGATGTGCCCGACATCCTGGTCCTGACGCTCTGCGCCGCCACCGCCTCCGTCCTGGGCGATCTGGTCGCCTACCGTCTCGCCTGGCGCGGCGGCGACCGCCTGGACCGGGCGATCGCCCGCTCCCGCCGTCTGGCCGGTGCGCAGGAACGTCTCGGCGGCGCGCTGGCCCGCGGCGGCGGTGGCCTGGTCGTCCTCGCCCGTTTCGCCCCGGCCGGCCGCTCACTGGTCTCGCTCGGCGCGGGCGCCGCCCGCCGCCGGGCCCGCGACTTCCTGCCCTGGTCGGCGCTGGCCGGCCTGTCCTGGGCCGCCTACAGCGTGGCCCTCGGCTACCTCGGCGCCCACTGGCTGGGCGCGACCTGGATCGCCACCGCGGTGTCGGTCGGCGCGCTGTTCGGGGCGGGCGCGGGGGCGGCGTACCTGATGCGCAGGCAGCCGGTACCGGTGGAGGCGTCGTGA
- a CDS encoding DUF2277 domain-containing protein → MCRSIKTLRPPALPEEATEDEIRAAALQYVRKVSGFRAPAAHNREAFDRAVDAIAEATAGLLDGLEVRGAGATTTTARQVG, encoded by the coding sequence ATGTGCCGGAGCATCAAGACCCTGCGTCCGCCCGCGTTGCCCGAGGAGGCCACCGAAGACGAGATCAGGGCCGCCGCCCTGCAGTACGTGAGGAAGGTGTCCGGCTTCCGGGCGCCGGCCGCCCACAACCGCGAGGCCTTCGACCGGGCCGTGGACGCGATCGCCGAGGCCACGGCCGGGCTGCTGGACGGACTGGAGGTGCGCGGCGCCGGCGCGACCACGACCACGGCGCGGCAGGTGGGGTAG
- a CDS encoding DUF4097 family beta strand repeat-containing protein, whose translation MTRTTRRPRTFSTTGTTGTTGTTGTTGTTRATAGSSRGVRLRAVALGGAAVVLVGGLTACGASAADDTDPDRRSFDLPGSTLTVDSDDSALEIVAADRTPSGKVEVTRWFQGTVALGTDPKVTWSMEGDRLKLRVTCSGVVANCSAKHRIEVPRGVAVKVEEGDGSVRARGFRDALNIRTGDGSIHVTDTAGPLTLRTGDGSVRAEVASRTVRARTGDGSIRLELSAVPDLVESRSGDGSTTVELPRAAYRVTSGTGDGAEKVSVPRDDTSPHAVDVRTGDGSLTVRTAD comes from the coding sequence ATGACCCGCACGACCCGCAGGCCCCGCACGTTCAGCACCACCGGTACCACCGGTACCACCGGTACCACCGGTACCACCGGCACGACCCGCGCCACCGCCGGCTCCTCCCGTGGCGTGCGCCTGCGCGCGGTCGCCCTCGGCGGGGCCGCCGTGGTGCTCGTCGGCGGGCTGACGGCCTGCGGGGCGTCGGCCGCGGACGACACCGACCCCGACCGCCGGTCCTTCGACCTGCCGGGCAGCACCCTCACCGTCGACTCCGACGACTCCGCGCTCGAGATCGTCGCCGCGGACCGCACCCCGTCGGGGAAGGTCGAGGTCACCCGGTGGTTCCAGGGGACCGTCGCTCTCGGCACGGACCCGAAGGTGACCTGGTCGATGGAGGGCGACCGGCTGAAGCTGCGGGTCACGTGCTCCGGCGTCGTCGCCAACTGCTCCGCCAAGCACCGCATCGAGGTGCCCCGCGGGGTCGCGGTGAAGGTCGAGGAGGGCGACGGCAGCGTGCGCGCCCGGGGTTTCCGCGACGCGCTGAACATCCGTACCGGGGACGGCTCCATACACGTCACCGACACCGCCGGCCCTCTGACCCTGCGTACCGGCGACGGATCGGTGCGGGCCGAGGTCGCGTCCCGCACGGTGCGCGCCCGGACCGGCGACGGCTCGATCCGTCTGGAGCTGAGCGCCGTACCCGACCTGGTGGAGTCCCGCAGCGGCGACGGTTCCACCACCGTCGAACTGCCCCGGGCCGCCTACCGGGTGACGTCCGGGACCGGTGACGGCGCCGAGAAGGTGTCGGTGCCCCGCGACGACACCAGCCCCCATGCGGTGGACGTCCGTACCGGCGACGGGAGCCTCACGGTCCGTACGGCGGACTGA